The proteins below are encoded in one region of Apium graveolens cultivar Ventura chromosome 4, ASM990537v1, whole genome shotgun sequence:
- the LOC141720838 gene encoding flavone synthase: MAPTTITALSQEKTLNLDFVRDEDERPKVAYNQFSNEIPIISLAGLDDDSNGRRAEICRKIVEAFEEWGIFQVVDHGIDSGLISEMSRLSREFFALPAEEKLVYDTTGGKKGGFTISTHLQGDDVRDWREFVTYFSYPISARDYSRWPKKPEGWRSTTEVYSEKLMVLGAKLLEVLSEAMGLEKEALTKACVEMEQKVLINYYPTCPEPDLTLGVRRHTDPGTITILLQDMVGGLQATRDGGKTWITVQPVEGAFVVNLGDHGHYLSNGRFRNADHQAVVNSTSTRLSIATFQNPAQNAIVYPLKIREGEKAILDEAITYAEMYKKNMTKHIAVATQKKLAKEKRLQDEKAKMKI, from the exons ATGGCTCCTACAACTATAACTGCACTGTCTCAAGAGAAGACACTGAACTTAGACTTTGTGAGGGATGAAGATGAGCGTCCCAAAGTTGCTTACAATCAATTCAGCAATGAAATTCCCATCATTTCTTTAGCTGGTTTGGATGACGATTCTAATGGCAGGAGAGCTGAGATATGTCGTAAAATAGTTGAGGCTTTCGAAGAATGGGGAATTTTCCAAGTTGTTGATCACGGTATTGATAGCGGTTTGATTTCTGAGATGAGTCGTCTTTCTCGTGAATTCTTCGCTTTGCCTGCTGAGGAAAAACTTGTGTATGATACCACTGGTGGAAAGAAAGGCGGCTTTACTATCTCCACTCATCTTCAG GGAGATGATGTTCGGGATTGGCGTGAGTTTGTTACTTACTTTTCGTATCCAATCAGTGCTCGGGACTACTCAAGATGGCCTAAAAAGCCCGAGGGGTGGAGATCAACCACGGAGGTTTATAGTGAGAAGTTAATGGTGCTAGGTGCCAAGTTACTGGAGGTGTTATCCGAGGCAATGGGGCTTGAGAAAGAGGCTCTTACAAAGGCTTGTGTGGAAATGGAACAGAAAGTGTTAATTAATTACTATCCCACATGCCCCGAACCCGACTTGACGCTAGGTGTCAGAAGGCATACGGATCCAGGTACTATTACCATTCTGCTTCAGGACATGGTTGGTGGTTTACAGGCTACTAGGGATGGCGGCAAAACTTGGATTACTGTTCAGCCTGTGGAGGGAGCTTTTGTTGTCAATTTGGGTGATCATGGTCAT TATTTGAGCAATGGAAGGTTCAGGAATGCTGACCATCAAGCAGTAGTGAATTCAACTTCCACCAGATTGTCAATTGCAACTTTCCAGAACCCGGCTCAGAATGCGATAGTATATCCGTTAAAGATCAGGGAGGGAGAGAAGGCAATTCTGGATGAGGCCATCACCTACGCTGAAATGTATAAGAAAAACATGACTAAACATATTGCGGTGGCTACCCAGAAGAAATTGGCCAAGGAGAAAAGGTTGCAAGATGAGAAGGCCAAGATGAAGATATGA